The genomic interval TACAATCCTTTCAGATCGAATCGAAGCATCACTGCACCTATCGAGCCTACCACGGAATAAGGGGTCGCATGAATTTCCTCGGTTCCACAGGCTAGATAGTAACCGCCGGAAGCCGCGACATTTAGCACGTACGTAAACACCGGTTTTTTTTCGGCGAGCTTTCGAATTTCACGATAGAGTAGTTCGGACACCAGCGCCGAACCACCGGGAGAGTTCATTTCCAAAACGACCGCACCTACTTTAGGATCGTCTTTGAGTTCTTTTAATAAACTTTGATAATAACGATACGATACCTGTCTGGAACGGAACTCCTCCTCTCGACCTAGATCGGGCAGTATGTTTCCCTGGATCGGTAAAATCGCGAGGATCGGAAGCGATTTAGAGACTATATTGAATTGCTGCAATCTCGAATATAGACGAAGCCCTTTAGCGGTAAATCGTCTATAATTGGGAGTTCCCGATTTCTCCGCTTCTTCCTCCCTTATGTATCCTTCGTATAAGTAATTGTCCTGGAATTCGTCCTCTTCCAGCAAATCGGTCAGAAATTTTACCTTATGCAAGGCTTCCGAACTAATGATGGGTTCTTCGAGAACGGATAAAGGAAGTCCGGATGTTTCTAAAAACGCTTTCTTCAGAAATTCATTTTGATCTTTTAATAAGTTTTCCAAGTTCTTTTTAGCAGGCGCTGAAAAGGAGGATCGTTGGAAGGTTTCACCAAAAGATTTGAAGGCGCCGCTTGCGTATGTTTCCACTCCTACGCCAGCTTTCTTTGCAGTCTCCCCGAAGAAATAGGGTTCTGCGGAAGGAAGGGTCGGAAAAAACTCGGAGGCCGAACTTGCGTATCTCTCTTTACAGTAGGAGAGGAGCAATAACGACTTTGTCCCGCCTCCTAAAGAAAATCCGGCGGTCACGATTCCTTTCTCATTCAAAGCTTGAATCGATTTACATAGATTCCAGGCCTCTCCGAAACCGTATTCGGGAGCTTCGAAGAGAAAGGAAACTTTCTTTAGTCCCGGAACCAATGAGAGGGTGCGCAATCCTAAGAGGAAATCGATAAAGAACGGGCTTTCATCCTTAGACACCAACATTCTTACAAAAAGAGATTTTCTCTCGTAGGAAAAGGTTGAAGGAACTTCGAGAAAGAAATGATCTCCTTTACGAAACCGATAAATCAGCATTCTCCAGAATTGTAACAAAATGCGGAAGGGTAGAAAAATCAGTGAAACGATCGTGCGAAGCATGCTCAAATCCTTTTGCCGACCAATGTATTTTTCCCGCGGAGAAGAGAAAACGGATTTTTAACGAAGGAAAACCGCTTTTCAGTCTAAGGAATACTATTTTCTCTGAAAAGTAAGAGGGTACGAATTTGGATCATATTCGGATACGCGGTGCGAGAGAGCATAACCTAAAAAACGTCAATTTGGACATTCCAAGGGATAAGCTCGTCGTCGTAACAGGATTATCCGGATCAGGCAAATCGTCTCTCGCCTTCGATACGATTTACGCGGAAGGTCAAAGACGATACGTAGAAAGTTTATCTTCCTATGCTAGACAATTTCTAGGTCAGATGGAAAAACCGGATCTCGACTTGATCGAAGGTTTATCGCCGGCGATCTCTATCGAGCAAAAGACCACTCATCGTAATCCCAGATCAACGGTCGGAACCGTAACCGAAATATACGATTATCTTCGCCTTTTGTACGCGAGGATCGGCAAGCCCCATTGCCCGATTTGCGGAACTCCTATACAATCTCTTTCCATCGATCAAATCACGGAACGAATACGTGCCTATCCCGATGGAACCAAACTTCAATTGATGTCTCCGGTCGTCTCCGGAAAGAAGGGCGAGCACAAGGATATAATAGACAAGATCAGAAAGGACGGCTTTAATCGGGTTCGGATCAACGGAGAGATTCGGACTCTAGACGAGGAGATTACGTTCAAAAAAAGTTTTAAAGCGACGATCGAGATCGTAGTGGATCGAATTGTGATGAAGGAAGGAATTCGATCTAGACTTGCGGATTCCGTCGAAACGGCATTAAAACAATCGGAAGGAATTTTGATCGTAGATGACGGCAAGAAAGACCATGTCTTTTCCCAAAAGCTTTCCTGTCCTAACCATCCGGAAGAATCTCTTCCTGAACTTTCGCCTAGGTTATTTTCATTCAATTCTCCTTACGGCGCTTGTGAAACCTGTGACGGTTTGGGGAGTCTGCTGGAATTCGACGAAGAACTTCTCGTTACGGATCCGGAACTATCTCTGGTGGAAGGTTGTATCGAGGCTTGGGCCGGTTCGAAAAGCAATAGCTATTGGTTTTTGACGACCGTCCATTCGATGGCTAAAACATTAAAATTCGATTATAATACTCCTTGGAAGAATTTACCGGAGAAAGTCAAAAAAACCGTATTGTACGGGGATCGAAACTTAAAGATCGATTATGATTTTCGAAAAGAGAATTCCCGTTATGAATTCAGTCGCGAATTCGAAGGCGTAATTCCGAATTTGAAAAGACGTTATAAGGAAGCTTCCGAGTCCAGGCGCCAAATTCTGGAAGGGTTCATGACAAATCATGCATGTCCTGCCTGTAACGGGAAGCGACTGAAACCGGTCACTTTGGCCGTCGAAGTAAACCAACTTACGATCGATAAATTCTCCGCATTCAGCGTCGAAAAAGCGTTAGCTTTCGTAAAATCGATGAAGCCTAAAGGCAGCGAAGAGATTATCGCTAAGCCGATCCTGAAGGAGATCCAGCAGCGATTGACATTCTTAAACGATGTCGGAGTTGGGTATCTCAGCTTGGAACGATCGGCGGGTTCTCTTTCCGGCGGAGAGGCGCAGAGGATTCGATTGGCGACCCAAATCGGATCTAGACTGCAGGGAGTTTTATATATTCTGGATGAACCTTCCATCGGACTTCACCAGAGAGATAATACGAAATTAGTCAATACGTTGAAAGATCTTAGGGACCTGGGAAATACGGTCTTGGTCGTAGAACACGACCAAGAGACCATGGAAGAAGCGGATTGGTTGATCGATATGGGTCCCGGCGCAGGAGTTCATGGTGGAACGGTTGTCTGCGCGGGAACTCCTGCAGAGGTAGCTAAGAATAAAAATTCGCTAACGGGAAAATATCTTTCTGGAAAAGCGTTTATTCCGATTCCGGACTCGCTCCGTTCCGGAAACGGAAAAAAAATCAAGATAATCGGCGCCAAAGAAAACAATTTAAAGAATGTGAATGTGGATAT from Leptospira fainei serovar Hurstbridge str. BUT 6 carries:
- the uvrA gene encoding excinuclease ABC subunit UvrA produces the protein MDHIRIRGAREHNLKNVNLDIPRDKLVVVTGLSGSGKSSLAFDTIYAEGQRRYVESLSSYARQFLGQMEKPDLDLIEGLSPAISIEQKTTHRNPRSTVGTVTEIYDYLRLLYARIGKPHCPICGTPIQSLSIDQITERIRAYPDGTKLQLMSPVVSGKKGEHKDIIDKIRKDGFNRVRINGEIRTLDEEITFKKSFKATIEIVVDRIVMKEGIRSRLADSVETALKQSEGILIVDDGKKDHVFSQKLSCPNHPEESLPELSPRLFSFNSPYGACETCDGLGSLLEFDEELLVTDPELSLVEGCIEAWAGSKSNSYWFLTTVHSMAKTLKFDYNTPWKNLPEKVKKTVLYGDRNLKIDYDFRKENSRYEFSREFEGVIPNLKRRYKEASESRRQILEGFMTNHACPACNGKRLKPVTLAVEVNQLTIDKFSAFSVEKALAFVKSMKPKGSEEIIAKPILKEIQQRLTFLNDVGVGYLSLERSAGSLSGGEAQRIRLATQIGSRLQGVLYILDEPSIGLHQRDNTKLVNTLKDLRDLGNTVLVVEHDQETMEEADWLIDMGPGAGVHGGTVVCAGTPAEVAKNKNSLTGKYLSGKAFIPIPDSLRSGNGKKIKIIGAKENNLKNVNVDIPLGKLVLITGVSGSGKSTLINDILYNAAAHKVMKMRTISGKHEKITGLEEIDKIINIDQSPIGRTPRSNPATYTGLFTVVRDMFAGLEDSKVRGYSPGRFSFNVSGGRCETCEGDGILKIEMHFLPDVYVTCDVCKGKRYNQETLEVKFKGKNIYEILEMTVEDSVKFFENIPALKRKLETLEEVGLGYIKLGQPATTFSGGEAQRIKLATELSKRPTGKTLYILDEPTTGLHFEDVRHLMTVLHTLVDRGNSMIVIEHNLDVIKQADWVIDMGPEGGDGGGQVIAEGTPMEIVKIKESFTGQYLKKVMGTTGKKAG
- a CDS encoding S49 family peptidase, coding for MLRTIVSLIFLPFRILLQFWRMLIYRFRKGDHFFLEVPSTFSYERKSLFVRMLVSKDESPFFIDFLLGLRTLSLVPGLKKVSFLFEAPEYGFGEAWNLCKSIQALNEKGIVTAGFSLGGGTKSLLLLSYCKERYASSASEFFPTLPSAEPYFFGETAKKAGVGVETYASGAFKSFGETFQRSSFSAPAKKNLENLLKDQNEFLKKAFLETSGLPLSVLEEPIISSEALHKVKFLTDLLEEDEFQDNYLYEGYIREEEAEKSGTPNYRRFTAKGLRLYSRLQQFNIVSKSLPILAILPIQGNILPDLGREEEFRSRQVSYRYYQSLLKELKDDPKVGAVVLEMNSPGGSALVSELLYREIRKLAEKKPVFTYVLNVAASGGYYLACGTEEIHATPYSVVGSIGAVMLRFDLKGLYNKLGIKKERISFYPYRDILSEYGKLGAKSSAFLKKEVSRSRDLFYSRVTEARKTTNAELESKWGEGRIFLGQTFLKAGFLDSCSSFLELLERIKEKLNLSKVDVRYLPGTYTWKDLIQEMKPSLSFTALDHFGLPTESKKLLKKQEILFFSETASEISRN